One part of the Bacteroidia bacterium genome encodes these proteins:
- a CDS encoding 1-deoxy-D-xylulose-5-phosphate reductoisomerase, producing the protein MSTLRKIAILGSTGSIGTQALEVIEEFPDRFAVTVLTAHNQFELLISQAKKFNPRLVVIGNEEHYEKVQAALKDTEIKVAAGEGALVEAMELAETDMVLTAVVGFSGLRPTVRAIECGKDIALANKETLVVAGSLITDLIDKHQVKMIPVDSEHSALFQCMVGEEGNPLEKIYLTASGGPFRGFSKDQLAKVTKAQALKHPNWEMGAKITIDSASMMNKGLEVIEAKWLFHLENDQIDVIVHPQSIIHSIVQFEDGSMKAQMGLPDMKLPIQYAIAYPGRVENQFKRFDFLDYPSLTFERVDTTVFKNLALAYRAMEKGGNIPCILNAANEITNKAFRDERISFLEIGDINEAAMEAISYVESPTLEDLYETDRISREWVREKLR; encoded by the coding sequence ATGTCCACACTGCGAAAGATTGCCATTTTGGGTTCAACTGGATCTATTGGAACCCAGGCCCTCGAAGTAATAGAAGAGTTCCCCGATAGGTTTGCTGTGACGGTACTTACTGCACATAACCAATTTGAATTACTCATCAGTCAGGCCAAAAAGTTCAATCCTCGGCTGGTTGTAATAGGAAATGAAGAGCATTATGAGAAAGTGCAGGCAGCTCTGAAGGATACCGAAATCAAGGTTGCAGCAGGAGAAGGTGCTTTGGTTGAAGCAATGGAATTAGCCGAAACGGATATGGTTCTTACGGCAGTGGTGGGATTTTCGGGTTTGCGACCTACGGTACGAGCAATCGAATGTGGAAAAGATATCGCCCTGGCAAATAAAGAAACCCTTGTTGTGGCGGGTAGTTTGATAACGGACCTCATTGATAAGCATCAGGTAAAGATGATCCCTGTGGATAGTGAGCATTCAGCCTTATTTCAATGCATGGTAGGGGAAGAAGGAAATCCTTTAGAGAAAATATACCTTACAGCTTCCGGAGGACCTTTTAGAGGATTTAGTAAAGATCAATTGGCTAAAGTGACCAAAGCTCAGGCTCTGAAACATCCCAATTGGGAAATGGGAGCGAAAATCACCATTGATTCTGCCAGCATGATGAATAAAGGCCTGGAAGTAATCGAGGCCAAATGGCTCTTTCATTTGGAAAATGATCAAATTGACGTGATCGTTCATCCCCAATCCATCATTCATTCCATTGTACAGTTTGAAGATGGAAGTATGAAAGCTCAAATGGGCTTGCCTGATATGAAACTGCCTATTCAATATGCCATCGCCTATCCGGGAAGAGTAGAAAACCAGTTCAAGCGATTTGATTTCCTTGATTATCCTTCCTTGACTTTTGAAAGGGTGGATACTACAGTTTTTAAAAACCTGGCATTAGCCTACAGAGCTATGGAGAAAGGAGGCAATATCCCTTGTATTCTAAATGCTGCTAATGAAATTACCAATAAAGCGTTTCGGGATGAGCGGATTTCTTTTCTCGAAATAGGCGATATCAATGAGGCTGCAATGGAAGCAATTTCTTATGTCGAAAGCCCCACCTTGGAAGATCTATACGAAACAGATAGGATTTCCAGAGAATGGGTAAGAGAGAAGTTGAGATAA